Genomic segment of Streptomyces sp. NBC_01210:
CCGTCCTGGAGACCCTCGGCGCCACCGGTGCCGAGGGCGAAGTGACCAAGGTCCCCGCGCCGTCCGGCCTGAAGACCCCGGTCGTCCTCGCGGTCGGGCTCGGCGCGGTCCCGGAGAAGGACGAGACGTACGACGCCGAGACCCTGCGCCGTGCCGCGGGTGCCGCGGCCCGTGCGCTGACCGGTTCGAAGAAGGCCGCCTTCGCCCTGCCGGTCGAGGCGGCCGAGGACGCGGAGGCCATCGCGGAGGGCGCTCTGCTCGGCGCCTACGCCTTCACCGCGTACCAGGGCGGCGAGAAGGACGCGAAGAACTCGAAGAACGGCAATGGCCCGAAGCTGCCGCTCGCCGAGATCGCCCTGCTCGGCGCGAAGCCGCGCGACAAGGCGTACAAGGCCGCGGCCGAGCGCGCGATCGCGCTGACCGAAGAGATCAACCGCGCCCGCGACCTGGTCAACACCCCGCCGAACGACCTCTACCCCGAGTCCTTCGCCGCCGTGGCCACCGCCGCCGGCAAGGAGCACGGCATCAAGGTGCAGGTCTTCGACGAGAAGGCGCTGGCCAAGGGCGGCTTCGGCGGCATCCTCGGCGTCGGCCAGGGTTCGCAGAACCCGCCGCGTCTGGTGAAGCTCTCCTACACCCACTCCAAGGCGGCCAAGAACCTGGCGCTGGTGGGCAAGGGCATCACCTACGACTCGGGCGGCATCTCCCTGAAGCCGGCCGGCCACAACGAGACGATGAAGTGCGACATGAGCGGCGCGGCCGCCGTCTTCGCCGCCGTCGTCGCGGCCGCCCGGCTGGGCCTCGCGGTCAATGTCACCGGCTGGCTGGCGCTCGCCGAGAACATGCCGTCCGGTTCGGCCACCCGCCCGGGTGACGTACTTCGCATGTACAGCGGCAAGACGGTCGAGGTGCTCAACACCGACGCCGAGGGCCGCCTGGTGCTGGGCGACGCGCTCACCAAGGCGTCCGAGGAGAACCCGGACGCGATCGTCGATGTGGCGACGCTCACCGGCGCGATGGTGATGGCGCTGGGCAACCGCACCTTCGGCATCATGTCGAACGACGACGCGTTCCGTACCTCGATCCACGAGATCGCGGAGGAGGTCGGCGAGCAGTCCTGGCCGATGCCGCTCCCCAGCGAGCTACGCAAGGGCATGGACTCCCCGACCGCCGACATCGCCAACATGGGCGAGCGGATGGGCGGCGGCCTGGTGGCCGGTCTGTTCCTGCAGGAGTTCGTGGGCGAGGGCATCACCTGGGCACACCTGGACATCGCGGGCCCGGCCTTCCACGAGGGTGCGCCGTACGGCTACACCCCCAAGGGCGGCACCGGCTCCGCCATCCGCACCCTGGTCAAGCTCGCCGAGCGCACCGCCGCCGGCGACCTGGGCTGAGGACGGGCCTTCGACGGCCCCGGGCATACGCCCGGG
This window contains:
- a CDS encoding leucyl aminopeptidase, whose translation is MTALTLSTAGAATLRADALVVGVAKGAKGPVVAPGAEAVDKAFDGKLASVLETLGATGAEGEVTKVPAPSGLKTPVVLAVGLGAVPEKDETYDAETLRRAAGAAARALTGSKKAAFALPVEAAEDAEAIAEGALLGAYAFTAYQGGEKDAKNSKNGNGPKLPLAEIALLGAKPRDKAYKAAAERAIALTEEINRARDLVNTPPNDLYPESFAAVATAAGKEHGIKVQVFDEKALAKGGFGGILGVGQGSQNPPRLVKLSYTHSKAAKNLALVGKGITYDSGGISLKPAGHNETMKCDMSGAAAVFAAVVAAARLGLAVNVTGWLALAENMPSGSATRPGDVLRMYSGKTVEVLNTDAEGRLVLGDALTKASEENPDAIVDVATLTGAMVMALGNRTFGIMSNDDAFRTSIHEIAEEVGEQSWPMPLPSELRKGMDSPTADIANMGERMGGGLVAGLFLQEFVGEGITWAHLDIAGPAFHEGAPYGYTPKGGTGSAIRTLVKLAERTAAGDLG